Below is a window of Gossypium hirsutum isolate 1008001.06 chromosome A12, Gossypium_hirsutum_v2.1, whole genome shotgun sequence DNA.
cAGCATTCTAGAAGCCTTTAGGGGCATAGAATCTGAAGAGATTACTCAGGCAAAAAgtttccttgatgaaattgagaaatgttttgctaaaaatgataagattgagatgacatcacttctGAATTCTTTGATATCTATGAAGTATAAGAGTCAATGAAACATAACggagtacattatggagatgttccATACTTCTTCAAGACTTAAGACACTTAAGATCGAGCTTTCTGAGGAATTActtgttcttatggttttggtatcgcTTTCTGTAcagtttaatcaatttaaaattagttataattgTCAAAAGGAGAATTGAACTCTAAATGAGCCTTTTTTTCATTATATAcaagaggaagaaaggttgaagcatGATAAGTTTGAAAGTGTTCATTTGGCCAATGCCCCTAAAGACAAGGGccagaaaagaaaatatcagaatAAAGCTACTAAGGGTCCAGCTCAAAAGAAACGACAGTAAGCTACAGAGAGTTGTTTCTTTCGTAACAAGTTTGGACACGTAAAGAAAGATTGTATCAAATATCATGCTTAGCGTGCAAAGAAATGTATAATTCTTAATTTGGTATGTTCTACAATTAATTTAGTTTCAATACCTAGAAACACTTGGTGGATAGATTCTGGTATTACTACTCACATAAGTGTTTCTATGCAGGGTTGCCTAAGTTACCGAAAGCCAAGTGATGGTGAAAGACACATTTTCATGGACGATGGAAATTCGGTAGAAGTGGAAGCAATTGggcattttaggttgttattaggaactggtttttatttaaatttaaaagacacttttattGTACCGTCGTTTAGGTAGAATTTAGTTTATGTTTCTTTGTTGTgcaaatttggatattattgttcatttggaaataatcaatttaatttgtcCTCAAATTCGAATTTTGTTGGAACTggttatttaaatacttatgacAAGCTTTATTTACTAGAAAAAATTACATCCTATAATGAAACCTTGCATGGGAATCACGTGgtattaaactcaaattaaataaggaaaattcaGCATCATTATGGCATAAGCGATTAGGTCATATCTCAAAAGTTGGAGTTGAACACCTTGTGTCTGATGGTATTTTAGAGTCCCTTGACTTTACAGACTTTGATGTCTGTATCGATTGCATTAAGGGAAAACAGACTAAAACCAAGAGAGTGGGTACCAAGAGATTTTCAGACAtcttagaattaattcatacagATATTTGTAGGTCATTCCCTACGGCATCCTGGAATGgtcaacaatatttcataacattcataGACAATTACTCACGTTATGGGTATCTATATCTCATTCATAAGAAATCTCAGTCTTTGGACGTGTTCAAAGCTTATAAAGCTGAAGTTGAGAATCAACTCAACAAAAGGATTAAAAATGTCAGATCTGATCGTGGTGGTGAGTACTACGGTAGATATGATGGCTTAGGTGAATAATGTCTAAGACCATTTGCGAAATTCCTAGAGGAATGTGATATTGTCCCACAATACACCATGCCAGGATCACCGAGTATGAATGGTGTAGATGAAAGATGAAAGATGAAAGATGAAAGATGAAAGATGAATCTTAAGTATATGGTAAGGAGCATGATTGCTCATTCTACCTTACCTGAGTCCCTTTAGGGAGAAGCATTAAAGACAACAGCTTATATTTTGAATAGATTACCCAATAAAGTAGttgcaaaaacaccttatgagcttTGGACAGGTCAAAAGCCTAGTCTAAAGCACTTTTTGGGGATATCCAACTGAGGCAAAGCCTTATAGGCCATATGAAAAGAAATTAGACTCCAAAATAGTGAACAATTACTTTATTGATTATTCTGAGCGATCTAggggctataagttttatgatcACATAATAAGGAATATTTTTGTGATGGGAATTGCAACATTTTTtaaggatgttgagtttggagggagaaataatgttagagacattgcttttgaggaggaattaGATTCTAACTCAGTTCCTTGTATCACTTTTGACTATGTTcaggttctcatacctatcattgattaaTAAGTAAATCTAGAATCTCAACAAGACAACGTTGAACAACTCTctattcaagatgaggtaattaTTCCAGAAGAATAAACTCAACAGCACCAAGAACAAGTGCCATTAAGGAGGTCCACAAGAGAAATGAGAAATGCTATTTCAGATAATTGTGTTGTATTTCTCCAAGAACATGAGAATGACaatggaatgatggaagatgatccaATCAACTTTTATCAGGCCATGAAAAATTCTAATTCTCAAAAGTGGATTGATGCCATAAAAGATGAGCATAAGTCTATGCAAGACAATAAAGTTTGGGAACTTATCCAATTACTTGGAGGTGCAAAGCCAATTTAttgtaaatggatatttaaaaccaaTAGGGATGCAAATGGTAATGTGGAGAAGTATAAAGCGCGTTTTGTAGCTAAAGGATATACTCAGAAAGAAGGTATTGATTTTACAAGACTTTCTCTCCAGTTTCATTGAAAGGCTCTTTCAAGATAATCATGGCGGTTGTTGCTCATTTTGATCTTGAGTTACATTAGATGGATGTTAAGACTGCGTTTCTTAATGGCGAcattgaataaataatttatatggtgcaaccaaaaaattttgagttagaaGACTTAAAGAATATTGTTTGCAAATTGATAAAATCCATCTATAGACTCAAACAAGCTTCCCATCAATGGTACTACAAGtttcatcaaataattatttcattcggttttgagataaatatttttgataattatgCGTATCACAAATTCAATGGGAATAAGTACATATTTCTAGTTCTATGTGTCGATGACAGTTTACTTGCCACTAATGATATTTGCTTATTACACGAAACCAAGAGGTTTTTATCTaagcattttgagatgaaagattttggggaagccttttttttgttttaggaaTTCAGATACACTAAGATCGATCTCGAGCTATCCTTGGATTATCACAAAAGAGCTATATCGATAAAGTACTCAAAAGGTTTGGCATGTAAAGTTGTAGACCAGGTGACATCCCTGTCGCTAAATGAGGCAAATTTAGTCTTACTTAATGCCCTAAAAGTAACCTTGAAATTCAGGAAATGCAAAAGGTTCCCTATGCATCAGCTGTTGGAAGTTTAATGTATGCTTAAATATGTACGCGTCCGGATATTGCATACATTAttgggatgttaggcagatatttaaGCAACCTTGGTATAGACCATTGGATAGCAGCCAAAAGGGTTATGAGATATCTTCAGATAACAAAAGATTATATGCTTACTTATATTGCTAGGTGCCAATATAGTAGGAAATCTACATCAGGCTATATTTACCTGTTAGCTAGAGGAGCTATATCTTGGAAAAGTGTCAAACAGACACTTGTAGCTTCGTCCACTATGGCAGTAGAGTTTGTAACATGCTATAAGGCATCAAACCATAGAATATGGTTACAGAAATTTGTCATAGAGTTGCGCATTTTGGAGAATGTAGAAAgaccactcaaattattttgtgacaataagTCAGCAGTGTTGTATTCCAATAACAATAGGAGTTCATCTAAGTCAAATCATATTGACATAAAATTCCTAGTTGTGAAAGAAAGAGTGCAAAATGGTCATATATCCATAGAGCATATTGGGGTAAACTCCATGACAGCGGATCTGCTCACAAAAGGTTTACCACCCAAGGTCTTTCATGATTACACTGCTCACATAAGTGTTACATTATTTGAGGATATCATGATTTAGCgggagtttatattttatttgttttatgtctattttcagacatttatgtatttggttattttctgATTAGAAATAAAGTATTCAATTTATTCACGCTGTTTATTATTTTGATACTGACCTCACTTAAGTTTAAAGAGGACCatttggaaatagacatgtttagatcatattgcatgtaactTCCATCCTACACATCTATATTTGACCTATGTCGTTTGTTTGTGTTAATATACAAGATcagggatggatttagttacgatatatgtaacgaaagtcgccttggttctatgttagcataattaatggacgagattatTCAGAAAACCTTtaggatatgatagtaaaatttttaagctcataagattatataatgacatgtaattatagaataattagatatatatgtggtccaaatgggagattgttggaaaatttggacatcacatatataataaggataattacatgttattatttactatcatgataagttagcccaaattaaaagtgatctaatttggttaaagttttattgagctttaattattaaataaagtacaTGTCAAATATGTGTATATACTCTAGTAActgagttctaatcaaattctaattaatgatgggctaattaggaattagaacctatatgccaaggttataaatattagggttatggtccccaagtTACACACAAGATATCctttctaatatcccatccttATGAAAGAGAGcaaatattctctgaattttTGTGTGCTAATTtagaagatcaaatccccaagatccgTAGATTTCAAAGAATTTATGGATTCCGGTACGattccgcatctagttttattcttgttttgttcttgatgatttgacctGACAAGATCTTGATTTatggtttattaagttttatttctgatttattttataattctaacattaatttgaataaaatttggtTGTGTTAGACCAAGAATTAAGAAAATCCGAAAACGATATAAAAGAGTTATGGTTAAATTTGTTGTTCGAACTTGATTTTAAATCTGGTTATTATTAATATCTTTCCCCAATTTGTAATATTgtgttgaaaaatatgaaactGGTTTTTAAGTGCTGGGAAGTACCCACTTCTCTAACACTAGAGCTCTTTAATAACAGTTTGGATGGATTGTGTTGATTATTTGGAGGATATTTAGTCCAACAATAAAGGTCATATTAATTGGAAACTCACTTGGAAGATTGGATCAAATTAAAACACTCAAGACAATCTCTTGCAACATGGAcattttgattgaattgaaactCTATTAGATTAACTGCTAAGAGTCCATGTTTGGTTTATTCTCTATCAGTATATtgtattattgttttaataagatTATGATAGACCTTCTATGTTAGCAAGTTTTGAACAAAAATCTATTTAAGGGAGAGACTTGTATAGGTATTTTGTACTGAGAATTTTTAGCACTTATTCTATTTAAGGTAAGAAACGTTTCCTCAAGTGCAACTTGTTAGTAAAACCATTTGTGTTAAGGTTTTGCTTGCTAAGTTCACCCTAGGATAAACTTAGTGGTGAGTGTATCTGTCTTCAAGGTTCAAAAGTTAGGAGAATCATTACGGGGTGTGTGAGAGGTTAGGGTCACTTATTGTGAGTGTTGAAGATAGTGAATATATCTCATTGAGCTAGGCTTCATAGATGTAAAGAAGCCGAATTGCGTAAACAATTCATTTGTGTTCTTTATGTTTCTGGGCTTTGATGTTAGAAAAGTGTCCACTTCCCTATTACTCCTTTCAAGCACTTAGATTATTTTGCAAGCAACGATATATTAATTtcatattgtataaaaatttgagaaACTACAAAAACCTTTCACCAACCTCTTTTGCTAAACATAATAGTGGTCGAATAATCCATTAAAACAAATGTTTAATCATAAGATTGAATGCTTTTTCGGATAGTACAATATCACATACAAAAATGCATGTGTAATCTTGTTAATCACTTCAAGACTCGTGTGAGGATTTTTAGTAAGACAATACATCTTTCAATCACATCTATAAACATGTATTGAACGTCTTCTAAACAAGACATCTATGTTTTGGGAGTGATGTTAAAAATTTTGTGTTGGAGTTTggataagaaaattaaattacaattttttggTAGAgtcaaaatgttttttttttttttttttatttttttaataaattttaaaaacttcaaaatagattataaaatagagGAGTTCGGAACCCTTGCCTGCTATGAAGAGGATAAATACATTGTGGGTGTGTTTGGTTCAAATAACGTAAGATTATCCTTGATAATAAGATTAGAGATATGTAAGATTACCagaggtaaaagtaccatagagtCTCAATTTTCCGCCTCTATTTAAAAAAAgggcaaaatagtccctatatgTTAGTTCAAAAAGTATAttggtcatttctattaaaatttcattcatttatacGGTTACAAACTAACGTTGTTGATGGAATAACCATGACATGTCACGGGTACATTATGCTGATGTACatggaccaatttttaacaataaaaatagatgaaatttttaacaaaaaagatcaatttgctctttgatttaatgtacaaaaattaatttacccatttttttaatagaaaggacAAAATGCAACCCAACCCCTAATATAGGGACCTCTATGACAATTTTACTAATTACAAAATAAAACCTAGTGTATATTGTATTACCCTTTCTTCGCCTCCAAGCTTTGTACCAAATTGATTGAATACATATTTCATTGAAAACGTCACTGCATatgaactatatatatatatcatttgagAATCTAAAAATCAAAAACCTAAGAGGATAAAAGGTTGCTTTCACAACAATAGATGAAATCAGCCAATCCCTACCTAATTTTCGTCTCTACCACTAAACTAAACAAATGAAAAGAAACAGGCAATAAACTAGATTTCGCTTTTTGGtttgtttatttgaaaaaaagGAACCAAATTGTTTATGTTTGGGCATAATGTCATGTATTATTATGTTCCATACTCATATTGTTCACCACCTTTGTCTTGGATTGACCAAGACTCGAATCTCTCTTGCCTGGCACTGAGTCAGCTCAGTTTTGTGGACCAAAAATGAGGATACCTCGGACACCAACACGTTTCAACTGATGACACAGTTCAATATTTATTACATTATCCATTGAAGGTTGTTTGCTAGGTGTTGATTCAAGTCAAAATTAAATGTGGATTGAAATGCTAAGTTCATCATTCATCTTTTTCCATCATGAAATTCCCTTCGTAATTAGATTATTCGTATTTAGTTAATAGAGtgtaattaatttttgttataatacataaatttgatgttttttgtAATTGTGGTTCATATTATTAAAGATATGGAGAGCTATTAATATAATGTCAGTTCTTGTTATGAGAGGTTCAGAGAACCGTTATTCTTTGAGAGCTAAACAAATAATGAAAGAGAGATTGAAATCcaatatgtattttcttctcttcCATTTGAAGTATTTATAGGAAAATAACAGCCAGTTTCCATGGTAGGGTTGTGGGTGTTAACATAGGGTGCAATCAGATGCGATTTTGGGGAAACCATATAGGGAATTGTTGGTTGTGGTGATTGATGGGAGTCTTTAGGGTTCTTTCTCATATATTTCCTTCAGATTATATTGATTTCGAATAGGgtaaagccataattttttttgaagaaactaaatatgaattataaatttttgagagagctaaaaatataatttcttcattgcattaatgtaaaattttaaaattttcaagggattaaattattaactttttgtttgtaaaagagagtATAATTGAATCTtaaattttaagagttcaaatgcaattttacattaaattaatttaaaactttaaatactcAAGAGACTAAAAATGCAATTTTCATTGGGAGGGCCCTCTAGCTTCGTCCCTAATATCGGAGATGTGATGTTTGCGTTTACAGGGCGAAGCTTCTTGAGGTTAAACTCTAAGGGTGAGACTCCTTGAGTGAAGCGGCATGTGGATTATGTCACCATAGTTTAGGTAGGTTGGGGGGGTTGTAGTGTTGGGCCTCTATGTTAATGGCTTCTCATATACAATATAATAGTATAACacttaaattaagttaaattattgtTTGAGCTTGGCAATTATTCTCGTATTAGGGTttgactttattattattattatttaagttaacCTCTAAATTTGATAATTGTACTTACATTTGGGCTTAAACTCTTTTTAGATCCAAGAAGTTAGTCCCTGATATTTTCTTGAAAGCCCTGAATTTCATATCCTAATGTGaaaacaattgtcaagttcaagccCCAATATGAGAAATTGTCAAATTTAAGGATTAACTTCGTAAAAAAAGTTTAAGCCCCAATGTGAGAATAATTGTCTAGTTCGAGCTTCATATAGTGATTTAAcccttttaaatttatatgtgatGCTTGATAGCACATAATGTAATTACAAAAGACATTTAAAAGAAtcgagaaaataaaaaattgatttgaattataATGATGTTCGGTTTGATTTTGATTCGGTCTAGTTGAAAGGTTTGTTTtccaattataaattaaaatactgTAATTATCCGAGCCAAactaaatcgaattaaattaatttttatttttataatataaaaatgaatatatatatattgttttaattaCACTAGCTTGTGAATAAGTCTATTAACCGTAACCGGTTTAAACGTAGTTGTTACGTCGGCAAGCTAGCTGTTAAAGATGTCACGTGCCAGCGAATCCCTTCTTCATCACTGCTACTgtgtaaaaaaaatccaaaattatttCACACAAATCCTAACCCTAAAATCCCCCTTTCAATTTTttggttctttattttttttccttcgcAATGGATGGCATAGAGGGCGCTTCAAATCCAATGATGGAGGAGATGCAGGCAAATGGAACCGGAGGTGTCGACGGATCGCCGTTAACTTCTACATCGAGGCGGAAGAACCGGCCAATCGTAAGCGGCGAACCGCTAGATATCGAGGCTTACGCTGGGCTTTACACTGGCCGAACTAAGATCAAGCGCCTCATGTTCATTGCCAACCACTGCGACAATCCCGGTATGCAATTGGAAGCCCTTAGGATGGCTTATGATGAAATCAAAAGGGGAGAAAACACCCATCTTTACCGTGAAGTAGTTCAGAAGATCGACGGTCGATTGGGTCCTAATTATGCGATGGATGCTGCATGGTGCTCTACGATTGAGCGGAAAGCTGAGCAGAGGAAAGAAAAGCTCGAAAGTGAACTCAATGCTTATAgggtaaattaaattatttcaattgaataaaaactttttaattaaGGCTAGTTTGAtccttgtttatttattttttatttatttgcagacgaatttaattaaagaaagtATAAGAATGGGATACAATGATTTTGGTGATTTTTACTATGCTCATGGTGCATTGGGGGATGCTTTTAAAAGCTATGTTCGAACTCGCGATTATTGTACTACGTCGAAGCATATTATTCAGATGTGTTTGAATGCAATTCTTGTGAGCATTGAAATGGTTCAATTTAGTAATGTGACTAGCTACGTTAGTAAAGCTGAGCAAACACCTGAAGCACTTGATCCCCCAACTGTTGCTAAGCTATGTTGTGCTGCCGGGTTGGCTCATTTGGAGGCTAAGAAGTACAAGCTTGCAGCTCGTAAGGTTTGTCTACTTATAACTTGTTGTGATGGCTTGTTTTTTCTGCTTGTGTTCGTGTATGGCTGAATAGTGTAGAAGATAATTGTGGTATTTATGATTCATTTGGCTTTTGCATAGGCATGTATCTCTGAAAATGGGTGGTTATTCACACGTTATAATTGAACCAGTCAAATTCTCGCCATTTACCTATTTATTGTCTAGTGACTTGTATTTAAGTTCAAAAGCTATTTTGTgctataaattcaaaatgaatacaGACTTGAGCTTGAGCCTAGTAACTTTAAGGACCAAGTTCAAACAATCTGATAGGCATGGCGTCGCACACCGCTTTCCTACAATGAAGTCTGAAATCTTCTTTTAGTTTTGTTCTGTGTTGTAAGATTATGGAAGAGAACTTATGAGACTTGGCTAGTTTGATATGAGAAAATCAGTATTATATGCTTTGATGGTAATGCAGTACAATGGTTGTGTGCCTTGAGGGTCAAGTTTTGCTGCCTTTTTCTTGTGCAGTCCCTAAAACTTTGTTTTGTGTAATTAATTTGAACTTTTCTTGACTGCTTGGTAAGGTTGAGGGTTTCTTTGATTGGTCAGCTTGCACTGATAATTGTTATACTTCTCATATTGCAACAGAGGGGTTTTGAGATTGGTTGTATTTTGACCAATTGCCATTTCATTGTGGGATTGCTCGTCTTTCCTGTGTATGCAGTTTTTGGAAGTTGGTCCAGAATTGGGGAATTCATACAGCGAAGTTATTGCTCCTCAAGATGTTGCTACCTATGGCGGGCTATGTGCACTTGCAAGCTTTGATCGAACTGAGCTAAAGGCATTTATTTTGTCTCTATTTTCCCCCCACCCTGCCTTTATTTTCCAACCATGTCTTACGGTGGTTTGGTAGATTTCTTAGTCATTGAATGCTTTTACATTTCAGAACAAAGTCATAGACAATATCAACTTTCGGGATTTCTTGGAGTTGGTACCTGAAGTAAGGGagcttattaatgatttttactcAAGGTATTCCACCTTCATGTTTTAGTCTCTCTGGAATGGTGTAAAGGGAGCTTCTTAATGATTTTTCTTATTGCAGCCATTATGCTTCCTGCTTGGAATATCTTGGAAACCTCAAATCAAACCTGATGCTTGACATTCATTTATATGACCATGTTGAGACCCTGTATGATCAAATCCGCAACAAAGCCCTCATCCAGTATACCCTTCCATTTGTGTCGGTTGATATGCGAATGATGGCTGATGCCTTTAAAACAAGTGTTGTGGGGCTAGAGAAAGAACTAGAAGCCTTGATTACTGACAACCAGATACAGGTATTTTTGCACTAGTATCTTGCTTACACAAGTTTTTAATTACTCTGTATCTCTTTAACAACCAACGAgtacaaatttaatatttagatCGAAAATGGTTATTCACCTTTTGAATAGAACCCATATGATAGTTGAGAGGAATAAATTGAATGATTACCTACCCATTAGAGCCTTCCAAACCAGCTAGAATacataagggtaaactacacccaaggtAACTAaaatattagtaagtttacgtttggtcactcaactagtcaacttcaaaatgttacaaaatggttactgaactatttgaaagttttcatttaaggtATTATGTTCTACTTGTTTGATCTCCAATATTGACCATTAGAtagacttggatctaaggtatgtacTACTTGTCGATGGGTATTGATCTACTGTTCTGATCATCAAATTGTCACTTGGAGCTTGTTAGCtagatttaaaaagaataaaCTTTAACAGcataatgatttaaataaaaactttcgagtaattcagtgacttaaatgaaacttTCTAATAGTCTAGTgaccattttttaactttttgaaattgattagttgagtgaccaaaacgtaaatttactaatagtttaatgaccttggatgtaatttacccaataaTTAAAGGGAGAAGTAGAGTCGGTTGTTAGCAGGTAACGTAAACCATTTCAAATGCCAGACCGATGAAACAAAAAGTATCATAAGGGGTTTAGATCTCTGAATGTGTATCTTTTTGAATGAAGATTATAAAATGTCACTGCAGGCTCGGATCGACTCGCACAACAAAATTCTTTATGCACGGCATGCAGATCAAAGAAACGCAACTTTCCAACGGGTTTTGCAGACTGGCAATGAGTTCGATCAAGAGGTTAGGGCAATGCTGCTGAGGTCAAGTCTACTCAAGTATGATTACAATATTAGGGCTTTGAGGAAACACTGAACTTTTTCACATAATCCACGATCCCAAATTTCATAATAAGGTTTGGCCCTGGCTTCCTGATGTGCAGAGGAAAGATTGGTTCCATTGCAGTGGAGTGCGTTTCTGGGATTTCAGGATTACATAAATTTGTATATACTCTTAAAATTTTCTCATGAGTTTCAATTATTTGTtcttctttacattttttattagaAAGGTTCTGCTCATggtctagattccctgttcttttaactcttattttattttcaataattctcATAGCACTTATCTGGTTGAAGCGAAGGCTTTCTGCTATAACCTGATAATGTGGTACTTGAAGAAAAGTGCTTTAATTGGATAATGGTTGGACATGGGTAAAATTACCATAGAAGCTTTTGTACTAGACTTCAGATTGTATTTTGCTCCTTTTATTcataaatggataaattagtcTTTGTAAGTTAGATCAAACAATAAAttgatcttttctattaaaattttttatcaatttttattattaaaaattagtatgGTGGACAGAATAATAAAATAGTGTAAGGATCAGTTTTTAATTGTAGAAATGGATGTAATTTTTAACATAAGATTGATTTACTCTTCGATTTAATATGCataaatt
It encodes the following:
- the LOC107945645 gene encoding COP9 signalosome complex subunit 1, coding for MDGIEGASNPMMEEMQANGTGGVDGSPLTSTSRRKNRPIVSGEPLDIEAYAGLYTGRTKIKRLMFIANHCDNPGMQLEALRMAYDEIKRGENTHLYREVVQKIDGRLGPNYAMDAAWCSTIERKAEQRKEKLESELNAYRTNLIKESIRMGYNDFGDFYYAHGALGDAFKSYVRTRDYCTTSKHIIQMCLNAILVSIEMVQFSNVTSYVSKAEQTPEALDPPTVAKLCCAAGLAHLEAKKYKLAARKFLEVGPELGNSYSEVIAPQDVATYGGLCALASFDRTELKNKVIDNINFRDFLELVPEVRELINDFYSSHYASCLEYLGNLKSNLMLDIHLYDHVETLYDQIRNKALIQYTLPFVSVDMRMMADAFKTSVVGLEKELEALITDNQIQARIDSHNKILYARHADQRNATFQRVLQTGNEFDQEVRAMLLRSSLLKYDYNIRALRKH